The segment AGTAGCAAAGCGATGGCTCTGAAATACCACCAGTTGTTCGAAGATATCGGCAAGGAATACCCGGAGCGTAGGGTTTCGTCTCGTGTAATCATCTCACCTCCTGACACACGGGAGGATAATGAGACGATTGAAGAAGAGGACATGCCAGAAATTCAGAAGTTCTGGATAAAGACGATGGATGAGTTCGGTTCGGAGAAGAAATACCTCGAACGAACAATCGACGACTTCGAGAAGAAGCCCCAACCAGAAATCATTATTTGTGTGGATAAGCTGCTCACGGGCTTTGATGCACCCTGCAATACAGTTTTGTATATCGACAAACGACTGCGTGACCACAACATCTTACAAGCCATCGCCCGTGTGAACCGACTCTTCGATGGTAAGGACTTTGGATTAGTCGTGGATTATCGGGGAATCTTCGGGGCACTTGACAAGGCGGTAAAGAAATACGACGCCTTGAGTGGCTTTGAGGAGGAAGATCTTGAAGGGACGTTCACAGCGGTTGCAGAAGAGGTTGCCAAGCTTAAGGAGCGACATACCCATGTCTGGTCAGTCTTCAATCCAGTGCAGAATAAGCAAGACTTAGAAGCGATGCAGCAGCATCTTCGCCATGAGGATGTCAGGCAGGAATTCTACGATACCTTGAATGATTTTTCAAAGACGCTGCAATTGGCGATGTCATCAGCTAAGTTTCATGACGAGACTCCACAGAGGGAAGTACAGCGTTACGTCGATGACCTGAAGTATTTCCGTAATCTGCGAGCCGCCGTCAAACAGCGATACAATGAAGCGGTCGACTATAAGGAGTACGAAGACCAGATTCGGAACATGGTCGATAAGTACATTGGTGCCGACGAAGTGAAGCAGATCGTCCAGCCGGTCAATATCTTTGAAGTGGATAATCTGGATGACGAATTGAAGGATATCGAAGGACAAGCCGCTAAAGCTGATTTCATTGCTTCACGGGTCAAGAAAACCTGCACTGAGAAGATGGAAGAAGACCCGGTTCTCTATCAGAAACTCTCTGAGGTGATCGATGAGGCGATTAAGGCATACTTGGATAAACGGATGAGCGAGGAAGAGTACCTTAAGAAGATGTTTGAGGTGTGGAACGAAGCCAAAGATCAGGGATCATCCAAGGTGCCTTCCGAATTGCGAAGCGATCCAGAAGCCAAGGCATACTTTCGGTTACTATTGGATGGTTTTGAGAAGATTGCAGCCAGATCTGGTCAAAATGCAGAATCGGACGTTGGACATGCTGTTGATGAAACGCCAACCATGCGGAATGATCTCGCTGGTATCGCTGCGGAAACAGCGTTGAAGGCGAAGAAAATCATTGACGAAAAGAAGATTCGAGACTGGGTAGACAATCGAGACGTAGAGAACGCCATGATTAATGATCTTGATGATCTGATGTTTGCTACCAAAGGGCGTTACGAATTGGCTCTCACTGGTGAAGATATTGATGAAATTCTGGAAGGTATCATGCGAGTCGCCAAACGCCGAGAGGTTCAGAAATGATCAGCCATAACAGAGACATCAGCCTGAAGCCACGTCGAATGACTATTCAGTATGGTCGAAAAAAGATCGACTATGAGCTTTCGTATTCTCCTCGAAAGACTTTGGCAATCGACGTACATCCTGACCTGTCTGTTGTCGTAACTGCTCCACATGACGCTACAGATTTCGCTGTTGAAAGAAAGTTGCAGAAGCGATCTTGTTGGATCATCCAGCAACAGCGTTTTTTCGAGAACTATCTTCCAGCCATCCCTACTCGCAAATACGTCAGCGGTGAGTCCCACCGCTATCTGGGACGTCAGTATCGTTTGAGGGTTCACGAAGGTGATGAAAATATCGTCAAGATGGCACGAGGGCAGATCAATGTTTATCTATCTGACCCCACAAATAAATCACGGATCAAGACTCTCGTTGTCGGTTGGTTTCGCCAGCGTGCCGAGATCGTGTTTGGTGAGCTATTCGATGCTATGGTAGCTAAAGCCAATCGACACGGGATCGGCGCCGACAACTTCGAAATTCGCAACATGAAGAATCGCTGGGGTAGTTGCACGAAAGAAGGTCGTATCCTTCTCAATCCCGATTTGATCATCGCTCCCAAAACGTGTATCGAGTATGTAATCGCCCACGAGCTTTGCCACTTAAAAGAACACAACCATGGTCCACGTTTCTACCGCCTACTGAAGAAGCTTATGCCCGACTGGGAACAGCGACGAGAGCGGTTGAATGATTATCTGATTGGATGAGCAACGATTCGGGAGTAAACGGTTAATGTACATTAAGACTTATAAGATCGAATAAATAACTTCAACGCCGTCTTGATAGGTAGCTGTGTCAGGTCGTGTTGCCGTACATATAGTAAGAAGTCATTTTTTAGACCTTCCATATCCGTCTCTTCGAAAGAGTAAACGAGATTTTCGTCATTTCCTAGGTCACTGACCAGAATGTGTCTCAGTGTTTCGGTGTCACATCGGAAAGAAGGATTCTGCAGTAATCCCATGCGATTAAAAAGAGAATATAAATAGCTTATGGCATCCACATCCGCAGATTTCATGTGATCTCCAAACCACTTTTTCACCAGCTTTCGGAATTCCCTCCGTCTCTCCTTTCGAAATTCATCGTATTTATTGTAATCCACAATATTTGGATTTTTAATCATAAATTCGATAAGCTTCTCAAGTCGCTTCCATTCATCATAAGCGTCATCGAATCCCAGAACTTTCATGCGTTCTTCGATAAGAAGATCGCCCAGAAAACCAAGTGGTCGCTCCAGTTTGTATTTTTCTTCCATGAATATAATCCTCCGAGCAGCATAAATACCCTACGAGGTACGTACCGTTCCTTCGTTATTTGATTTGAGCATCGCAACTTTTGTGAATTGCGATTATTTGCGACCTTCCCAACATGAAAAGGTACAGAAGGCGCCTTAAGAGACCTCATTCCGAGGTGCATGGCTTGCCAGTAGCTTTGTAGTAACTGTGTTCGTAATTCTTAGTAAATTTATAGTCGGAATATTATAATTATAAATAAAAAGTGTCAAGATCACTTAGGAAAATATAACAGACTGAACAGGTCGAATGTATGTTTGTGTGACGGCAGACATACAGCGACATACTGTATGTATATAAGTGGTATACATATATGAATAGTCCGAGTTTCGAATAGTTTTGATATCAAAAACGAAAAGTGAACGAAAAATGTACATAAAGGTTTCGTTTGCAATATGACTTTATTGTCAAGAAGTCGGGTGGTATTTTAATCTCGAAAATACAAACAAAAATAAATGGCGATACTATATAATTATGAATGACAAAACTGGTCTTCGTAAGGAAATCGGCTTGTGATATAATGTTACCACATAGATTACGAATGAATTACTATACGATTACGAGAGGGAATGAAATGACTTCGTTGGGAGGAGCCTTCTGGACGGGCTGGATTTATCCAAGCAAAAAGGTGTCGTTTTGACACAAAAAATGGCTTCAGGTCGAAATGACCATGTATAGTGTGTACTTACACCTCCACACTTGAGTAGATAAGCGGAAATGGAAAGTTTTCCTCGTAAGAGGTTTTATCTGGGCTACGGGCAGGTATTTGATCCTGCATAATACGGCGACGTCCCAGTCTATTATCACAGTAAAAACTGCCAATATAAAGCGATGGTAAAATGTTGTGTGATTTACCTGTAGTCTGCTCTTTATTACTTAAAAAATGTCATTCAACTGTTCATGTATGTATAAATACCTGAAAGTGAGAGTAAGTAAGACAAGTGTAAGTGGGATCCTTATTTTTGAGGATAAAACTTATATCTTATTCACTTTGCCTTTCAGTGTGTTAGGGATGCCGCTTTGTATAGAATCAGGTGGTAGAGACAACGGCTCAAGAGTAAAAGACAAAAGATAATAGCTGTCTTTGCATGAATTTACACCGACAACACTCATTCAAACGCAATCTCAGAGAGCGTCTCCGGAGAGAGATGCTGACGCAAAAGCAGGCGTCGGAGAGGATCGGGGTGAGCTATAAATGGTTTCGCCGCCTCTGCCATCAAGATCTGGTTCGACCGGTCCACCGATCAAAAGGCGACCTCGAAAAGGTGGCTGCTTTTTTCGGCGTGGAATTGTCAGAACTCTGGAGCGATCCGAACAACGTCGGAAGGAGTTATTCACCTGTCTTAATAAAATGGACAGGCAGTAAGCGGTTACAGGCGAAGCAAATAGTCAAAAGATTTCCAAGGACTAATGGGACATACTTCGAGCCATTCGTGGGAGGCGGATCGGTTTTATACGAACTTCTGAAAATTCCTATACTCAACATTGGCATCGTTTGTGTGAAGAGGGGGCACAGTACTTTCTCGAAGCGAGAGATGAGTTTAACGAGACTAAGGATCCTCTTCTCTTTTCTCCTACGTACCTGCCGTAATGGACTGGTACGATTCAATAAAGCTGGAAAGTTCACTCATGTTACGACAAGTTCGTCAAGAACTGGTTGAAACTTTCCCTTCAACTCCCTGATGGCAGTGTGAAGTTTGCCAAAGGGGCGACTGGTATAGCATTCGATAAGGCTGTCGGAGCCTGTCTCACCATGAGCGAGACATACCGACGAAATCTCCTGAGAGTATTCGTGCCGTAAAATTGAGGGTAAAGTATCTCGGAGGGTGCCAAACGGATGAGCCGGAAAATCATCAGATAAGAATGGTTTTCTCAGAGCATTGAACCAATTAGCGAAACTCGTTTGCTTATTCTTGGCATGATCTCTGTAGAATGGTCGGTTTCGCTTCGACAAGATTAGCCGATCTTGACCGACATTTTTTGCTCGATCAATTCCCCATTCCACAAGAGGGATGACCTCCTCCCATAACAGCCACTCGCCATACACGTCGCTCTTGGGTCGATTCCAACGAAAATAACAAAACCAGTCATCGGGTGTGCTATCGAGATTTAATAGTTCAGCGTGAGGATGTACGCCTGAAAAGAAACATTCGGCTGTAATTCGACCAATTTCGGCAGCACCGAAGGCACAATTGAGAGACAATCCCAGAATCAATTTTCCTTGATTATCGGCTGCCTTTGCAAGTTGTGCAAGTTGATGTAC is part of the Polystyrenella longa genome and harbors:
- a CDS encoding M48 family metallopeptidase; the protein is MTIQYGRKKIDYELSYSPRKTLAIDVHPDLSVVVTAPHDATDFAVERKLQKRSCWIIQQQRFFENYLPAIPTRKYVSGESHRYLGRQYRLRVHEGDENIVKMARGQINVYLSDPTNKSRIKTLVVGWFRQRAEIVFGELFDAMVAKANRHGIGADNFEIRNMKNRWGSCTKEGRILLNPDLIIAPKTCIEYVIAHELCHLKEHNHGPRFYRLLKKLMPDWEQRRERLNDYLIG
- a CDS encoding DNA adenine methylase, with product MLTQKQASERIGVSYKWFRRLCHQDLVRPVHRSKGDLEKVAAFFGVELSELWSDPNNVGRSYSPVLIKWTGSKRLQAKQIVKRFPRTNGTYFEPFVGGGSVLYELLKIPILNIGIVCVKRGHSTFSKREMSLTRLRILFSFLLRTCRNGLVRFNKAGKFTHVTTSSSRTG